The Brassica napus cultivar Da-Ae chromosome C7, Da-Ae, whole genome shotgun sequence genome has a segment encoding these proteins:
- the LOC106394440 gene encoding probable E3 ubiquitin-protein ligase ATL44 produces the protein MQWCKTYRKIYIHLYMYLSLCVYYNVDQDSFLSLSLSRSFVFKRTQRNEKPRMTIPSRILETAATPPPQPSEQILGAESDMVVILSALLCALICVAGLAAVVRCACLRRFTAGGNSPSQNKGLKKKALQSLPRSTFTAAESTSGGAAEDGGDSTECAICLTEFADGEEIRVLPLCGHSFHVACIDKWLVSRSSCPSCRRILTPVRCGRCGHSSTAGRQSKDHQHDQHSSQLASSVPTFLP, from the coding sequence aTGCAATGGTGCAAAacttatagaaaaatatatatacacctATACATGTATCTATCTTTGTGTGTCTATTATAACGTGGATCAAGATTCTTTCTTATCTTTATCACTCTCACGTTCTTTTGTCTTCAAACGCACACAAAGAAACGAAAAACCAAGAATGACTATACCGTCAAGAATCCTCGAGACGGCGGCGACGCCACCACCACAACCGTCGGAGCAGATTCTGGGGGCGGAATCTGACATGGTGGTGATCTTGTCTGCTCTTCTCTGCGCTCTCATATGCGTAGCTGGCCTTGCCGCCGTCGTACGTTGCGCTTGTCTCCGGCGATTTACTGCCGGAGGAAATTCTCCGTCGCAGAACAAAGGGTTGAAGAAGAAAGCTCTTCAGTCTCTTCCTAGATCCACTTTCACCGCCGCGGAATCAACCTCCGGAGGTGCCGCCGAAGACGGCGGAGATTCGACGGAGTGCGCGATTTGTCTCACTGAGTTCGCCGACGGAGAAGAAATCAGAGTGCTTCCTCTTTGTGGCCATTCCTTCCACGTGGCGTGTATTGACAAATGGCTTGTCTCTAGGTCTTCGTGTCCTTCTTGTCGCCGGATTCTCACACCGGTGAGATGTGGCCGGTGCGGCCATTCTTCAACGGCCGGGAGGCAAAGCAAAGATCATCAACATGACCAACACTCGTCGCAGCTCGCTTCCTCTGTTCCTACGTTTCTTCCTTAA